In Candidatus Binatia bacterium, the genomic stretch GCTGGCAGGCCCCGCGCTCTACCACCACTGGAGGCAAGGGATGACTTGCGCGCCGGCTCCACTCCGCGGCCAACTCCTCGGGCTCGACCTCGAGCGCCAGCGCATAACGCCGCCGGGACGCCAGCAGGTCGACGGCCAAAGGGATAGCGCCCGCACCGGGGTGCTCGAACAGAAGGCCCGGTCCGTTGGCGCGTAGATTGCGCAGGCAGACGGCCCCGATCTCCTGGTTCAAGCTCACCGGAACTCGAACCCGCGCGAGTTCTCCGGCCTGTTCCAACGCCTGTAGATAACTCCTCAAGTCGGTAATACGGGCAGTCTCCATTTTTATCCTTTACAGGTCTCCAGATACAAAACAGTCTCCGAAATCAGCCTAAGACTTCCGATAACCACGGCTGAAAAATTTTTCCCTTTGAAAAACGATCTTTACCACAAGTCCACGTCAAGACACGGCGCGTCTGGGACACATAGCCCTTCTGTGACCCCTCTTGGAAAAGAGGGGCCAGGGGAGATTTTCTCTCTCAGCATAAAATCAAATCCCCCTTTGATCCCCCTTTTACAAAGGGGGAAACCATAACTGCAAACGATTCTGCCGCGCGATATTTCACGAAACTCATAGACACACAGGAGATGAATCCTCAGCGTTGCCCGCCGATGCCGACCCTTCCCCCCACAACGTGCGCGATCAAAGCAATGACAATCACGACGAGCGAGGTTAGAAACGCGACGACGGATCCCCGCTCAAACTGTCCTCCAAAGGCATAATCGAGCGCGAGCAGCGCCATCGTTCGCGATTGACTGGAGCCCAGGAGCACGATCGTGCTGATATCGCGCGCGGCGGATATGAAGCCCAGCAGTCCCACCACGATCAACGTCGGCGTGAGCAGCGGGACCAGGACTCGACGGTAGCACTGAAACCACGAGCCGCCGGAAATTCGCGCCGCCTCCTCCAGCTCGGGCCCAAGCTGCAAGAGCACGCTCTTGGCTACCTGGACGCCGAAAGGCATGCTCTTGATGAAAAGCGCTATGATCAGAAGATAAACGGAGCCGTAGAGGAATAAAAGCACTCTCGTCGCGAAAACCGTCCACAGCAACGCCAACCCCATCAGGATGCCGGGGATCGCCCAGGGAAGCCACGAGAGGAAGTCCAATACCGCCTTTCCGGCAAAGTGCCTGCGCACGACCACGTGGGCGATCAGCAAGTAAAAGACCGCTCCGCTGAGCGCGGTTCCGAGGCCCACAACGAGCGTGTTCCACAGCGACTTCAAAAGATTCGGATCACCGAGCACCCTCTGCCAGTTTTCCAAAGTCCATGGGCGGGGAATATCGAAATAGCCGAAAGCGCGCATAAAAGTTCCCATGGCCAACACGATCATAGGCACCAGCGTGACGGTGAACGCAATCACAGCAACCAGCGTAAAAATGGGCCAGCGCCAGCGGCCCAGAGTCGTCGGATTGGTGCTGAACCCCCGTCCGGTCACCGTGCGATAGAAACGCTGGCCGATGTAGCGCCGCTGCAGGGCGACGAGCAGCAAAAGGACGACTAAAAAAATACTTCCGAGCGCGGTTGCGGGGGCGTATTCCGGAGGCTCATAGGCGACCAGATCGCGGATCTTGGTCGAGTAGACGAACAGGCCGATGGGAACTCCCAACAGAAGCTCGATCTCAAAAGCTTCCATGGACCGGATCAACCCCAATATCGTGGAGACCAATATCGCGGGCATCATGAGCGGGATAACAACTCGAATCAGGGCAACGACGGGGTTGGCTCCGCAACTGCGCGCGCTTTCTTCGAGGCTGGCGTCGAGGTTGCGAAACGCCGGCGCCAAGAGCAGCACTTTCACTCCGAGAGTAGTCGTCATATGGACCCAGACGATCCCCCAGTAGGAGTAGACGTTGAAGACCGGTCCGGAGATAAACGGTAGTGCGTCGAGCCATTGGTTGATCAATCCGAACTTTCCGTCCAGAAGCAAAATCCACCCCAGCGCAACCGGCAACGGGGGAAGAAAAAACGATATCCAGAACATGAACTCCAGAGATTTCTTCCACGGCAGGTCGGTCCGGGCGATGAGCCAGGAGAGAACGACGCCAATTACCAGCGCGATGGACTGCCGGACAACGGCCAGCGACAGGGTGTTCCATAACGCGTCGCGGATCGAAGGATCGGTGAAGGCCCGCCGCCAACCCCTGAGGCCATAGACCGGAACCTCTCCGGGCCTGGCCAGCTGAAAACTTCCTACCAACAACAAAAGCAGCGGCGTCAACACGAGAAAGGCGACCATTGCGAAAAGCAGGGCGATGAAAAGCGTCGACGGCTCGATGGCCAGCGCTTTGCGCCGCAGAGTTTGACCGGCGGTTGTGAGGTAAGCCATAAAGTAACGTCGTAGTTTTTTGGACGCTTGCCCCCTCTCCTTTATCCTCTCCCCCGACAACGGGGGAGAGGGAAGGGTGAGGGGGAAACGCCACAATCAGTTCGCCGAAGTCGCTGTTTCAGTCTCGGTGGGCGCGAGCGCTTTGTCAGCCGCCCAAACCCGCAGGTGCTCCGCCGGCAAATGGAGCCCGACGGCGCGCCCGACCTTCGTCGCGCGGTCGCGTGGAACCGTGAGCGTGTAAAAGCGTTCGCCGATGCGGAGGACCAGCTCAAATTCCCTGCCGAGATGAAGCACGTTTTCAACATCGCACCGGATAACGTTGGGGCGATCTCCCGCCTCGTCTTTCTCAAGTCTCACGTCTTCCGGACGAATCGCGACCAGAACCTTTTTGCCGATGTCGACCGCATCGGCGCTTTCCGGAATGCGGATCTGAACATGGCTCAGTCCGTCAACCTCTACGATGTGGCAATTCTGGTGCTTTTCCGTGATCGTCCCCTTGAAGCGCAGGATGCGTCCCAAGAAATCCTCTGCGAAGGGCGTCTGTGGATTCTCGTAAACCTCCTGGGGCGTTCCTATCTGCTCGATGCGTCCTTGATTCATGAGCGCCAGCCGCGTCGAAAGCGACATGGCCTCGATCTGATCATGCGTGACGAAGAGCACCGTGACCGAAATTCGCTGCTGCAGCCGCTTGAGCTCGATCCGCATCTGTTCGCGCAGCTTGGCGTCCAAATTACTTAGCGGCTCATCCAAGAGAAGAATGCTCGGCGAGTAGACCAGCGCCCGTGCCAGCGAAACCCGTTGTTGCTGTCCGCCGCTCAGCAGGATCGCGGGGCGGTCGGAGAATCCCCCGAGTCCTACGAGCTCGAGCGTCTCCTCCACACGCTGCTTGATCTCCTGGCGGTTGAAATGCCTCACGCGAAGCGGGAAGGCCACGTTCTCGGAGACGGTCATGTGCGGCCAGATCGCGTAGGATTGAAACACCATGCCGATGTCGCGTTTTTCGGGCGCGACATGGATTCCCTTATTCGTGGAGACCACTACGCGGCCCGCGATCTCCACCTCGCCGCTATTGGGTTTTTCAAAGCCCGCCACCACCCGGAGCGTCGTCGTCTTGCCGCAGCCGCTGGGTCCAAGGAGAGTCACCACTTCTCCTTGCTCGACTTTAAACGAAACATCATCCACGGCGGTAACCTTGCCGAACGATTTGACAAGATTCCGCACTTCGAGAAAAGTCTGACTCATGGGTTCCCGAACGCCTCGTCCAGCAATGGGAAAAGACTGTCCTTAACTTGCATGGCTGCTTTCGTGTAAGTTTTGATCGCCCCGGGCAACGGCACCCTCCAGGGCTCGGCATGATCGCTGGGGACGTCCAATCGACTGCTCACGTAACCATTGGCGCGAGCGAATATGGTTTGTCCTTCTTTAGTCAACAACCAATTGATATAAATCTTGGCCGCGTTGGGATGGGGCGCCTTGTTGAACAACGCGAGCGCCCCATTGGCCGGGCTGACGTCCGTTCCTTCTTTTAGCTGCCGGGCGTCCACGATCGCGATCGGCACTCCTTGTCTCGCCCGGGCGAGCGCCACGAAGTCAGCCGTCCCGATAAGAACCGGATAACGGCCCTGGCCAATGGCGTCCACTTCCTGCGCGAAGTCCTTCAGGATTGTGATCTGTTGCTTGCCCAGCGCGCGAATGAAATCCGGGCCGAGGTCCGGGTGAAGATAGAAGAAGGTGAAAGTCGCCTGACCCGGGCCGGCCCTTCGAGGATCGTCCAAGATCATTTTTCCCTTCCATTTGGGATCGAGAAGGTCTTTGTGCGACTTGAACTCCTTCGCATTCACGAGCTTGGGATTGTAAAAAATCGTGCCCCGCTGGAAGGGAGTCATCGTCAGGAGCGTCCTGCTCGGGTCGAGAAATTCCATCGCCCCGCCGCGCCACGTTTTGGGATCTTTGACGTCGGGCAGAATCAGCGCCGGCTCCAAAGGATCGAATGCCCCGGCTGGAATCATCGATTCGAGCCCGGTCGTGGTGCCGTGGACGAAAACATCCCAGAGATAACGGCCCGCCCTACGTTCAGCGAGAACCCTGGGAGGAACTTCCCGGCCTAAGGCGCCGAATAATTCGACTTGAATGCCGTATTTTGATTGGAAAGCCAGCGTCAGAGCATCGCGTATTGAGGCCGTCACGTCGGCGATCACAGCCACTGTACCTTCCTTCTTCGCCGCCGCCAGCGTGCGATCCCAATCCGACTGCCAGTCCGCCCGGGCGCTCACGATGTCGAATGCAACTAAAAGGACTGCGATGCCGAAAATCTTTGCTTTGAAACCGGTGCGGCATTTCACGACGTACGCCTTAATTTCGCCTGCTCTATCGGGCCTCGAATCAGGCAACATATATATGCGTTCAACGGAGTGTGTCAAGCTAAGTTGCGCTTTCGCAAGCGAAAGTGTCATCTAGGGCACTCGATGAGGAGTGTGCAGCGCGAGCCATGAGGGTCGCAGGATCGGCAGGAGACCTCTGACTATCTGGATAGCGGACAAGAGCGGCAAAGGCTAACGCGGAAGAACCGTATTCAAGAACGCAACGACTTCGCTCCTTAGGTTCACGTAGCGCTCCAGATGGCTGTCCAGGTACTGCACGCCCTCTTTCGGGATGAGATATTCGGCGACGTGATCCCGCGGCACATCCTGCCTCAGACTGGCGAACCCGATGGCTTTGCTCCATTCCGTCTGGCCTGGTTTCGAGAGCAGATAATCGATGTAGACCTTGAGGGCATTCGGATGCGGCGGGTTTCGGGGCACCGAGATCGCACCGTTCCCGGCGGTGGTCAAAGCGCCTTCCTGCAGCGCTTCGGGATTGAACTGTCTCACCGGTAATCCCTTGCCTATCCACTCCTTCGTCAACACTTCGCTCGGTCCGATGGCAATCGGATACTTCCGCTGCCCGACGAAGTCGAGGAGCTGGCGGTCGTCGCGGCTAATTGCGATGTCCTGAGAGCCAAAGAGTTGTCGAATGAACTCCTTGCCCAATTTCGGGTTGGCATACCAGAAAGTGGCGATCGCCAGACCGCCTCCCGCCAGGCGCGGGTCGCGCGCAGCCAGCCTGCCCTTCCACTTTGACGCGAGCAAGTCTTTCCATGCCTTGATCTCTTTGGTCGAGACCATCGTCGGATTATAGATGAAGGGAGGCAGAATATAGACGCTCATCACAAGATTGTACTGTCCCGCCTCGTCGGCGAAATTGAATTTCTTGTTGAGCCACACCGAAGCGTCCTGGGCGTTCGGCCCAGCGAGAAAAGGCTGGATCGGGATGACGGCCTTGACCGACATCAGCCCGGTGATGACGGTCGTGGTGCCCTGAACCAGCAGGTCGACCGAGTAGCGCTCGGATTTTTGCTCGGCGAGCAACCTTGGCGGAAGCTGGGCGCCCGCGGCGCCGCTGTGCTCGACTTGGATCTCCGGATACTTTCGCTGAAATCCTTCAGTAAGAGCTTCGCGCGTTTCCGTCCCCTGGGGGCCGATCACCACGACCTTGCCTTCGCGTTTTGCGGCCGCGACAACTTCGGCCCACTCGGCCTGCCAGGCGGACGTGGCGAAGCTGAAGATCGATAACGTGGCGACAAACGACGCGATCCATGCGCGCTTCATCATTTAAATTCTCCGGGTTAATTGCTTGCGCACAACGACACGAAACGCCGTTGGCAGCCTATAAGATTTTTTCTCGCCGCTGTCAAGCATCGGAAGGGTTGACGGCACTCTTGTCCAAATCTCCCCTGGCCCCTCTTTTTCAAAGAGGGGAAATTCTTCATTGTGCGTAAATTCCCCCTTTGAAAAAGGGGGATTAAGGGGGATTTCTTTAGCGAGGAAAAATAAACGACACGAGGACCTGGACTTGGAAAATTCAAAAAACACGAAAGTAAGACAACTAAGTCGTACTCTGTAATGGAAGTAGTAGCTATTTTGGAAAGCAAACGGTTGACGGCAATTTGTTTCGCGTGTTAATCCCTAAGGCGCAAAGGGGCGAGGTGAGATGAAAACAAGAGTTGTCGGTCGCAAACTGTATCGGGTCGAGGGAGAGAGCAAGGTTACGGGGAGCTGCCTTTATTCAGCCGACATCATGCGCCCGGACGCGCTCTGGGCTGGTTTTCTCCGCAGCCCTTTCGCCCATGCGCGGGTCTTGAAGATCGACACGAGTCGCGCCCAAAGACTCCCCGGCGTCAAAGCCGTGATCACTGGCAAAGACGTCTCGCCGCGCCTCGAGGGCGTCTCCTTGCTGGATAAGCCCGTGTTGGCGCAAGATCGCGTGCGCTATGTCGGCGAGAAGGTCGCAGCCATAGCCGCCGTCGACAAAGAAACTGTAGAGGAAGCTTTGGAACTCGTTGAAGTCGAGTATGAAGAGCTGCCGGCGGTGTTCGATCCTCTGGAGGCGATGAACCCCGCTGCGCCGCTTTTGCACCCGGATTATGCGAGCTATCAAGGGCCGAACAAAACCGACGGGCTCAGAAATGTGCGTTCGCGGGTAGAGTCTTCCAAGGGAGACGTGGAACAGGGATTCTCGGAATCGGCTGAGATCTTTGAAAACACCTTCCGCACTCACGCGGTGCATCAGGGCTTCATCGAACCCAGAGCGGGGCTGGTGGAGATCGACGGTCGGGGACGAGTCGGGATTTGGCAATGCCACCAGTCGCCGTTCGGCATCCGCCGCTGGCTCGCCGCGCACGCGGACATTCCCGAAGAGATGATCGTGGTTCACCCGATGTCGACCGGCGGTTCGTTCGGCGGCAAACAGGGAGCGGAAGACATCATCGTCACGTACTACCTGGCGCGCGCGACGCGGCGAGCGGTAAAGTTCGTCGCGAGCTACCAGGAGGAGCTGCAGGACGGCCAGCCGCGCCACGCGGCGGTGATCACCTTGCGCACCGGCGTGAAAAAAGACGGCACGCTATGGGCCTGGGATGCCCAGGTCCGCTACAACGGCGGGGCTTATGGCGCGCGCACGCCCCAGAACCGCATGAACGGAACGTTCATGGCCGCCGGCACCTATCGCACTCCGCACGTCCGAATGACCGGGTTTATTGTCTATACCAACCAGGTGCCGTCCGGTTATTTTCGCGCGCCCGGCGAGGTACAGACGCTTTTTGCCGCAGAGAGCCACATGGACGAAATGG encodes the following:
- a CDS encoding extracellular solute-binding protein, which gives rise to MKCRTGFKAKIFGIAVLLVAFDIVSARADWQSDWDRTLAAAKKEGTVAVIADVTASIRDALTLAFQSKYGIQVELFGALGREVPPRVLAERRAGRYLWDVFVHGTTTGLESMIPAGAFDPLEPALILPDVKDPKTWRGGAMEFLDPSRTLLTMTPFQRGTIFYNPKLVNAKEFKSHKDLLDPKWKGKMILDDPRRAGPGQATFTFFYLHPDLGPDFIRALGKQQITILKDFAQEVDAIGQGRYPVLIGTADFVALARARQGVPIAIVDARQLKEGTDVSPANGALALFNKAPHPNAAKIYINWLLTKEGQTIFARANGYVSSRLDVPSDHAEPWRVPLPGAIKTYTKAAMQVKDSLFPLLDEAFGNP
- a CDS encoding iron ABC transporter permease, giving the protein MAYLTTAGQTLRRKALAIEPSTLFIALLFAMVAFLVLTPLLLLLVGSFQLARPGEVPVYGLRGWRRAFTDPSIRDALWNTLSLAVVRQSIALVIGVVLSWLIARTDLPWKKSLEFMFWISFFLPPLPVALGWILLLDGKFGLINQWLDALPFISGPVFNVYSYWGIVWVHMTTTLGVKVLLLAPAFRNLDASLEESARSCGANPVVALIRVVIPLMMPAILVSTILGLIRSMEAFEIELLLGVPIGLFVYSTKIRDLVAYEPPEYAPATALGSIFLVVLLLLVALQRRYIGQRFYRTVTGRGFSTNPTTLGRWRWPIFTLVAVIAFTVTLVPMIVLAMGTFMRAFGYFDIPRPWTLENWQRVLGDPNLLKSLWNTLVVGLGTALSGAVFYLLIAHVVVRRHFAGKAVLDFLSWLPWAIPGILMGLALLWTVFATRVLLFLYGSVYLLIIALFIKSMPFGVQVAKSVLLQLGPELEEAARISGGSWFQCYRRVLVPLLTPTLIVVGLLGFISAARDISTIVLLGSSQSRTMALLALDYAFGGQFERGSVVAFLTSLVVIVIALIAHVVGGRVGIGGQR
- a CDS encoding extracellular solute-binding protein, translated to MMKRAWIASFVATLSIFSFATSAWQAEWAEVVAAAKREGKVVVIGPQGTETREALTEGFQRKYPEIQVEHSGAAGAQLPPRLLAEQKSERYSVDLLVQGTTTVITGLMSVKAVIPIQPFLAGPNAQDASVWLNKKFNFADEAGQYNLVMSVYILPPFIYNPTMVSTKEIKAWKDLLASKWKGRLAARDPRLAGGGLAIATFWYANPKLGKEFIRQLFGSQDIAISRDDRQLLDFVGQRKYPIAIGPSEVLTKEWIGKGLPVRQFNPEALQEGALTTAGNGAISVPRNPPHPNALKVYIDYLLSKPGQTEWSKAIGFASLRQDVPRDHVAEYLIPKEGVQYLDSHLERYVNLRSEVVAFLNTVLPR
- a CDS encoding molybdopterin cofactor-binding domain-containing protein, which produces MKTRVVGRKLYRVEGESKVTGSCLYSADIMRPDALWAGFLRSPFAHARVLKIDTSRAQRLPGVKAVITGKDVSPRLEGVSLLDKPVLAQDRVRYVGEKVAAIAAVDKETVEEALELVEVEYEELPAVFDPLEAMNPAAPLLHPDYASYQGPNKTDGLRNVRSRVESSKGDVEQGFSESAEIFENTFRTHAVHQGFIEPRAGLVEIDGRGRVGIWQCHQSPFGIRRWLAAHADIPEEMIVVHPMSTGGSFGGKQGAEDIIVTYYLARATRRAVKFVASYQEELQDGQPRHAAVITLRTGVKKDGTLWAWDAQVRYNGGAYGARTPQNRMNGTFMAAGTYRTPHVRMTGFIVYTNQVPSGYFRAPGEVQTLFAAESHMDEMARSLGIDPLEFRLRNALREGDTKPNGEPMRDPHALDVLKRIGRLSQWRRGKRKATNDSEGFVRGRGIAFADRHIGIG
- a CDS encoding ABC transporter ATP-binding protein; this encodes MSQTFLEVRNLVKSFGKVTAVDDVSFKVEQGEVVTLLGPSGCGKTTTLRVVAGFEKPNSGEVEIAGRVVVSTNKGIHVAPEKRDIGMVFQSYAIWPHMTVSENVAFPLRVRHFNRQEIKQRVEETLELVGLGGFSDRPAILLSGGQQQRVSLARALVYSPSILLLDEPLSNLDAKLREQMRIELKRLQQRISVTVLFVTHDQIEAMSLSTRLALMNQGRIEQIGTPQEVYENPQTPFAEDFLGRILRFKGTITEKHQNCHIVEVDGLSHVQIRIPESADAVDIGKKVLVAIRPEDVRLEKDEAGDRPNVIRCDVENVLHLGREFELVLRIGERFYTLTVPRDRATKVGRAVGLHLPAEHLRVWAADKALAPTETETATSAN